One Doryrhamphus excisus isolate RoL2022-K1 chromosome 17, RoL_Dexc_1.0, whole genome shotgun sequence genomic region harbors:
- the cep162 gene encoding centrosomal protein of 162 kDa isoform X5, whose protein sequence is MSHILTKEKLDEQFELFLKESVSDDSADLCDKQPNYKGSDPPQKATLSPWNDGDLEHGDEMATVMAKSRFLKTKKPQTENEDERGLFGSNKTVKKYLTKSQAVEEEDDDNSGKTDLKGKIPLTGESSKAEAVNESVGVDTLVEDEEKAKFFGQLETGASSNIDYRQLNKEMDITSSTTASYLRIAEESVYRSDDEGKDDSPCMQHYSDDFEDEDVERKKLRMSPIIGKVSFDGDLKGQLEDRGKEVQESLDRAGPSYAQTAGSDMEALHSAYRHINTGEDLDDLKHYPPLDKNESINRPTLPSQQAMESLPFTNESDLSTAEELMRPIRPVSAAEHGVGENVYPLDRTFSVTQNMKPKEKLEKAETVKCKGGKTLENHQASHPEHLKLGLTWNIREEVDRLMEEQTTRPAPTASHTNKTKKQPTRRGCHSNSVSASSARKPVVVTPRAQKDNSKRPKGVTKNTNAAKTQSSVSRVMKPSLVTAKKKEKEDNHIDPGVNASSDLVVSVQSLVDVLKQQMGSGSRQEVTDGQDCNVHACHENDISVVEELRDQLAQKVKELQIMKKEADELKSVQQENYCLQSKLQVAEEANKKMRLTNTTDPTTEKSLQQIHKEIQEQETIIQGYQQENEKLYSQMKAQQAKSKANEHAMFKENQRLLSELVFTREQLSKSSCSLDQRIKDLLAHINTSQMNEAKLSEDIHRLKQENQAQLVDMELIRKERDVAKLQSMSTAGGVPEDKLRMEVAALKKELDENQEVRARDGERLKAATVDKMKAEVGKRSSVGQKKVREKPMDIKRMQDLERQVKQLEQMLRCKNPSLSAVMYNQENVATGRKSASSCINTLLERRIQRIEAEMETRDEEAKQNLKEMEQQFQKTKRQYEHRISELEQQLKSKEELAAAAACTTESWMLQIEKMNVELEHIKEAHEQKENILQEQIETLKKQLKHKALSSPGRHQQLAKEAHGFRITQLNQKLALKTRAIQELTRTVERLQKERRNMLCGPGLGCDARSSETKQLSPIKSACSDAAGYLDGLEEAFPAAHSEKTYQPTAFTGSHISEVLQENEALREHLKRFELNNEREKEELKSDVVKAKEELCRQKDLFSNQISSLKAEHLKALDQMSATYATEHSSSKVAHLTNALNTREIMVKLLQDQLKELQGAKEALAVSKTREGALETQLSRLLKELKDAKDAQSPEVKLLCSLETKIISMEQRHQHREKELQQVIGGSWLEGDQQSKVDHWKSLALDKARELEAFRLELDSILDIIKHLQKQGMILPTS, encoded by the exons ATGTCTCACATTCTGACCAAGGAAAAGCTGGATGAGCAATTTGAACTGTTCTTGAAGGAG TCTGTTTCAGATGACTCTGCGGATTTGTGTGACAAGCAGCCCAATTATAAAGGCAGTGACCCACCCCAGAAAGCAACATTATCACCGTGGAACGATGGGGATCTTGAACACGGTGATGAAATGGCAACAG TGATGGCCAAAAGCCGATTCCTTAAAACCAAAAAGCCCCAAACGGAGAATGAAGATGAGAGAG GACTGTTTGGATCTAATAAAACTGTAAAGAAGTATTTGACGAAGTCTCAGGCAGTTGAAGAAGAGGATGATGATAATTCAGGAAAGACTGATTTGAAGGGTAAAATTCCTCTAACCGGAGAGAGTTCAAAAGCAGAAG CCGTCAACGAGAGCGTGGGAGTGGACACTTTGGTGGAAGATGAGGAAAAAGCCAAGTTTTTTGGCCAGTTGGAGACAGGTGCTTCGTCAAATATAGATTACAGGCAGCTGAACAAAGAGATGGACATTACAAGTTCTACCACCGCTAGTTACCTCAG GATTGCAGAGGAGTCAGTTTATCGTAGTGATGATGAAGGAAAGGATGACTCCCCTT GTATGCAACACTACAGTGACGATTTTGAAGATGAGGATGTGGAAAGAAAG aaaTTGAGAATGTCTCCAATCATTGGAAAAG TTTCTTTTGATGGCGACTTAAAAGGACAGCTAGAAGACAGAGGGAAAGAAGTACAAGAATCTCTGGACAGAG CAGGCCCGTCCTACGCCCAGACGGCAGGCTCAGATATGGAAGCTCTTCACAGTGCCTACAGACACATTAATACTGGCGAGGATTTAGATGATCTTAAACATTATCCACCGCTGGACAAGAATGAGAGCATCAACAGGCCAACTCTGCCTTCCCAACAGGCCATGGAGTCGCTTCCTTTTACCAACGAGtctg ACTTATCCACTGCAGAAGAACTGATGAGACCCATCCGCCCAGTCAG TGCTGCGGAACATGGCGTGGGGGAAAACGTCTATCCATTAGACAGAACTTTTTCTGTTACCCAAAATATGAAACCGAAGGAAAAATTGGAGAAGGCTGAAACTGTGAAATGTAAAGGAGGCAAGACTTTGGAAAACCATCAAGCCAGCCACCCAGAACATCTTAAACTTGGATTGACGTGGAACATCAGAGAAGAAGTGGACAGACTGATGGAGGAACAGACCACGCGTCCCGCTCCCACAGCCtctcacacaaacaaaacaaagaaacagcCT ACCCGCCGTGGCTGTCACAGTAATTCTGTCTCGGCATCGTCAGCAAGGAAGCCCGTTGTGGTGACTCCACGAGCCCAGAAAGATAACAGTAAAAGACCGAAAGGAGTGACTAAAAACACTAATGCAGCCAAAACCCAGTCTTCGGTTTCCCGAGTCATGAAGCCGAGCCTCGTAActgcaaagaaaaaagaaaaggaagacaATCACATAG ACCCAGGTGTGAATGCTAGCAGTGACCTTGTAGTGTCTGTCCAGTCATTAGTGGATGTCCTTAAACAGCAGATGGGCTCAGGCAGTCGCCAGGAAGTTACAGACGGACAGGACTGCAACGTGCATGCATGTCatgaaaat GACATTTCTGTGGTGGAAGAACTGAGAGACCAGCTGGCCCAGAAAGTGAAGGAACTGCAAATAATGAAGAAAGAAGCAGATGAGCTTAAATCTGTCCAACAGGAAAACTATTGTCTGCAGAGCAAG TTGCAGGTTGCAGAAGAAGCCAATAAAAAGATGAGACTGACAAATACCACAGATCCTACGACCGAGAAAAGCCTCCAGCAGATTCATAAAGAAATACAAGAGCAGGAGACTATCATTCAAGGCTACCAGCAG GAAAATGAGAAGCTATACTCGCAGATGAAGGCTCAGCAGGCCAAGAGCAAAGCCAATGAACACGCCATGTTTAAGGAAAACCAACGACTGCTCAGTGAGCTTGTTTTCACAAG GGAGCAGCTCAGTAAATCATCATGCTCGTTGGATCAACGTATTAAAGATCTTTTAGCTCACATCAATACATCCCAG ATGAATGAAGCCAAACTTTCTGAGGACATTCACAGGCTGAAGCAGGAGAACCAGGCCCAGCTGGTCGACATGGAGCTAATCAGGAAGGAGCGAGATGTGGCAAAATTGCAAAGCATGTCCACCGCTG GTGGTGTTCCAGAGGACAAGCTCAGAATGGAAGTTGCAGCACTAAAGAAGGAGCTGGAtgaaaaccaggaagtgcgtgcCAGAGATGGAGAGCGACTGAAGGCTGCAACA GTTGACAAAATGAAAGCGGAAGTTGGCAAAAGAAGTAGTGTGGGACAGAAAAAAGTCAGAGAGAAACCAATGGACATTAAAAGAATGCAGGACTTAGAGCGACAG GTGAAGCAGCTGGAACAGATGCTAAGATGCAAGAACCCAAGCTTGTCAGCTGTAATGTATAATCAAGAGAATGTTGCCACCGGTAGAAAATCAGCATCCAGCTGCATCAACACCCTGCTTGAACGTAGGATACAACGTATTGAGGCAGAGATGGAGACCCGTGATGAAGAGGCCAAACAAAACCTAAAGGAGATGGAGCAGCAGTTCCAAAAAACCAAG CGGCAATACGAACATCGGATCTCTGAGTTGGAGCAGCAGCTGAAGAGCAAAGAAGAGTTAGCAGCGGCGGCGGCATGTACTACTGAGTCATGGATGCTACAGATAGAAAAAATGAATGTTGAGCTTGAGCACATCAAGGAAGCACATGAGCAGAAGGAAAACATTCTCCAGGAGCAGATTGAAACTCTGAAGAAGCAACTGAAACACAAG GCTCTGTCAAGCCCAGGACGACATCAGCAACTTGCTAAGGAAGCACATGGTTTCCGCATAACCCAGCTCAACCAAAAACTTGCTCTTAAAACACGAGCTATTCAGGAGTTAACCCGAACTGTGGAGAGACTGCAGAAAGAGAGAAGGAACATGCTTTGTGGCCCCGGCTTAGGATGTGACGCTCGCTCTTCAGAGACCAAACAACTATCCCCGATCAAATCAGCTTGCTCTGATGCTGCAGGATACTTGGATGGATTGGAGGAAGCATTCCCAGCTGCCCACAGTGAGAAGACTTATCAGCCTACTGCCTTTACAG GAAGTCACATCTCAGAGGTGCTGCAGGAGAACGAGGCTCTTCGAGAGCATCTGAAGCGGTTTGAACTGAACAACGAGCGAGAAAAAGAAGAACTGAAATCAGATGTTGTAAAAGCCAAGGAAGAGCTGTGCAG GCAAAAAGATCTCTTCTCGAATCAGATTTCCTCTCTGAAGGCAGAGCATCTCAAGGCTTTGGACCAAATGAGTGCCACTTACGCTACAGAGCACTCATCTTCAAAGGTTGCCCATCTTACCAATGCACTGAATACTCGGGAG ATAATGGTGAAGCTTTTGCAGGACCAGCTGAAAGAGCTGCAAGGGGCTAAAGAAGCGCTGGCGGTATCCAAAACTCGAGAGGGAGCTTTGGAGACTCAG TTAAGCAGACTGTTAAAAGAACTGAAGGATGCCAAAGATGCCCAGAGTCCAGAAGTGAAACTTCTGTGTAGCTTGGAGACCAAGATTATCAGCATGGAGCAGAGACACCAACACAGAGAGAAAGAGCTACAGCAG GTCATTGGAGGTTCATGGCTGGAGGGTGATCAGCAGTCAAAGGTGGATCACTGGAAAAGTCTTGCATTGGATAAAGCCAGAGAGCTGGAAGCATTCCGCTTGGAGTTAGACTCCATTCTGGATATCATAAAACATCTACAAAAACAAGGCATGATTCTGCCCACATCTTGA